A single genomic interval of Daucus carota subsp. sativus chromosome 1, DH1 v3.0, whole genome shotgun sequence harbors:
- the LOC108212231 gene encoding berberine bridge enzyme-like 21, with amino-acid sequence MKNSSITANIIVICAFLLSCNILVTTATGGPDYATFLQCLSENLSPSEDVSRFVYSPQNASFMSVLRAYIKDLRFDTVETPKPIFIVTALKEAHVQSTVICAKKVGVEMKIRSGGHDYDGISYVSKETFIILDMFNLRNIDVNVENESAVVGAGATLGELYYRIWEKSKVHGFPAGVCPTVGVGGHLSGGGYGNMLRKFGLSVDNVVDARIVNAKGEVLDRKAMGEDLFWAIRGGGGGSFGVIVSYTIRLVRVPETVTVFRVMKGLDENATDLVHRYQFVVDKLDNDLFIRVLLQPVNGKAKGSKTIRASFIAMFLGDSDRLLSIMKAGFPELGLQKSDCIESSWIRSVVRWANFNTNSTSEEQLLSRKSNVYFGKRKSDYVQTPIPKAGLELIVKKMAELGKVGLVFNPYGGRMSEIPASATPFPHRAGNIYKIQHSITWQEKGLAAENNYLSQIRSLHDFVTPYVSKSPRGAFLNYRDLDIGTTDNGKNSYSEGKIYGECYFGQNFDRLVKVKTAVDPENFFRNEQSIPVMPSAQGRRGGK; translated from the coding sequence atgaaaaattctaGTATCACTGCAAACATTATTGTCATTTGTGCTTTTTTACTTTCATGCAATATTCTTGTAACAACAGCCACTGGGGGTCCAGACTATGCAACTTTCTTGCAGTGCTTGTCTGAAAATTTAAGCCCAAGTGAAGATGTGTCAAGATTTGTTTATAGTCCTCAGAATGCTTCATTCATGTCAGTTTTGAGAGCTTACATCAAGGATCTTAGGTTTGATACAGTGGAAACTCCTAAGCCTATTTTTATTGTGACTGCTTTGAAAGAAGCCCATGTACAAAGCACAGTTATTTGTGCAAAAAAAGTGGGAGTTGAGATGAAAATTAGGAGTGGTGGGCATGACTATGATGGGATTTCTTATGTTTCTAAGGAGACATTCATCattcttgatatgtttaatcTGAGGAATATTGATGTGAATGTCGAAAATGAGAGTGCTGTGGTGGGAGCTGGAGCTACACTTGGTGAGCTTTATTACAGGATTTGGGAGAAGAGTAAGGTTCATGGCTTTCCTGCAGGGGTGTGTCCTACTGTGGGAGTTGGAGGGCATTTGAGTGGAGGAGGGTATGGCAATATGTTGCGTAAATTCGGGTTGTCGGTTGATAATGTGGTTGATGCAAGAATTGTGAATGCTAAAGGGGAGGTTTTGGATAGGAAGGCCATGGGGGAGGATCTTTTTTGGGCTATTAGAGGTGGTGGGGGTGGGAGCTTCGGTGTCATTGTGTCGTATACTATAAGGCTTGTCAGAGTGCCTGAAACTGTGACAGTTTTTCGCGTCATGAAGGGATTGGATGAAAATGCAACTGATCTTGTTCATAGGTACCAGTTTGTTGTGGACAAGCTGGACAATGATTTGTTCATTCGGGTACTTCTGCAGCCGGTGAATGGGAAAGCAAAGGGCTCGAAGACGATCAGGGCCTCGTTTATTGCAATGTTTCTTGGTGATTCAGATAGGCTTTTAAGCATTATGAAAGCAGGGTTTCCTGAATTAGGCCTACAGAAGAGTGATTGCATTGAGTCGAGTTGGATCAGGTCTGTGGTCCGATGGGCTAATTTCAATACCAATAGTACATCAGAAGAACAATTGTTGTCGCGAAAATCAAATGTGTATTTTGGGAAGAGGAAATCAGATTACGTGCAGACTCCAATCCCAAAAGCTGGCCTGGAACTCATTGTCAAGAAGATGGCTGAATTAGGCAAAGTCGGGCTCGTGTTCAATCCTTATGGAGGCAGAATGAGTGAAATTCCAGCCTCAGCCACGCCATTTCCTCACCGTGCTGGGAACATTTACAAAATCCAGCACTCGATCACCTGGCAAGAAAAAGGCCTTGCCGCGGAAAATAACTACCTGAGCCAAATAAGAAGCCTTCATGATTTCGTGACACCTTATGTGTCCAAGTCCCCTAGAGGCGCATTCCTCAACTACAGAGATCTCGACATTGGTACAACAGACAATGGTAAAAATAGTTACAGCGAGGGTAAAATTTACGGAGAATGTTATTTTGGACAGAATTTTGATAGGCTTGTGAAAGTGAAAACTGCAGTGGATCCTgagaatttttttagaaatgaACAGAGTATACCAGTTATGCCTTCTGCTCAGGGCAGACGTGGTGGAAAGTAG
- the LOC108216852 gene encoding beta-amyrin 6-beta-monooxygenase, whose product MNILAILVIVVSLFLFFFILRRSKGNVPPGSSGWPVIGESIKFVLLGPQKFIKERKEKYSQDAFRTSLFGQKMVVLCGPLGNKFVFANESKLLTSWWPLSVRKALFFPEFVESSTDEVSSLVYRFIRDILRPEALKQYIPVMDSMAREHVNSLWADNEIVKVFPVSKKYTFDLACRLFMGVVDVENVTRLAKHITLVNAGLFSVPIDLPGTAYNRGIKGGQLVRAELMKIITERRKEMVENKFEAAYRSDFLSRMMLVTDENGKFVSEKQITNNIIGLIFASYETTSTAVSFVLKYLSELPHIYDEVYKEQSAIAKSKSEGETLTWEDIQKMKYSWNVVCETLRFIPPALGGFREALTDFTYAGFTIPKGWKTLWTVHTTHKDPKYFIDPETFDPLRFEGKGPAPTTYVPFGGGSRMCPGREYARLEILVFLHNIVTKFKLEKVNPQEKIEFYFLAVPMEGLPVRVTRHKM is encoded by the exons ATGAATATATTGGCAATACTAGTCATTGTTGTATCTCTGTTTCTGTTTTTCTTCATTCTGCGAAGATCCAAGGGAAATGTTCCACCAGGATCAAGTGGATGGCCAGTGATCGGAGAAAGTATCAAGTTTGTTCTGTTAGGTCCCCAGAAATTCATCAAAGAACGAAAGGAAAAGTATTCCCAGGATGCATTTCGGACCTCTTTATTCGGACAAAAAATGGTTGTGCTTTGTGGACCGCTTGGGAACAAGTTTGTCTTTGCCAATGAAAGCAAATTACTCACCTCATGGTGGCCACTGTCTGTGAGAAAGGCCTTGTTTTTCCCCGAGTTTGTAGAGTCCTCTACAGACGAGGTTTCATCTCTTGTTTACAGATTTATTCGTGATATTCTTAGGCCAGAGGCTTTGAAACAGTACATACCAGTCATGGACTCGATGGCACGAGAGCATGTGAATTCCCTGTGGGCTGATAATGAAATAGTCAAGGTGTTTCCAGTGTCGAAGAAGTACACATTTGATCTGGCTTGTAGATTGTTTATGGGTGTAGTTGATGTTGAGAATGTCACAAGGCTAGCCAAGCATATCACTCTTGTTAATGCTGGATTATTCTCCGTCCCAATCGATCTGCCCGGGACTGCTTATAACAGAGGTATCAAGGGTGGCCAATTGGTTCGAGCTGAGCTTATGAAGATCATTACTGAGAGGAGAAAGGAAATGGTCGAGAATAAATTTGAGGCGGCTTATAGATCTGATTTTTTGTCTCGAATGATGCTGGTTACGGATGAAAATGGTAAATTTGTTAGTGAAAAGCAGATAACAAATAACATTATTGGTTTGATTTTTGCTAGCTACGAGACTACAAGCACTGCTGTTTCCTTTGTGCTCAAGTATCTTTCGGAACTTCCACATATCTATGATGAGGTGTATAAAg AACAATCTGCAATAGCCAAGTCAAAAAGTGAAGGAGAGACGTTAACGTGGGAAGATATTCAGAAGATGAAATACTCGTGGAACGTCGTGTGTGAGACTCTCAGGTTCATACCGCCTGCACTCGGAGGCTTTAGAGAGGCTCTTACTGACTTTACATATGCTGGTTTCACCATTCCGAAGGGATGGAAG ACATTGTGGACGGTGCACACAACACACAAGGAtccaaaatattttatagatcCAGAAACATTTGATCCGTTgagattcgaagggaaagggcCTGCTCCGACTACTTATGTACCTTTTGGTGGAGGATCTAGAATGTGTCCAGGAAGAGAGTACGCTCGTCTTGAAATTCTGGTGtttcttcataacattgttaCCAAATTCAAATTGGAGAAAGTGAATCCACAAGAAAAGATAGAATTCTACTTTCTTGCTGTGCCAATGGAAGGACTTCCTGTCCGTGTAACTCGTcataaaatgtaa